Proteins from a single region of Bacteroidales bacterium:
- the pnp gene encoding polyribonucleotide nucleotidyltransferase yields the protein MEGIREEIEWYDGRKIIIETGLLARQADGAAMVKVGDTMIFATAVAKDEPVEGVDFMPLTVEYQEKYASTGRFPGGFIKRETKPSEHEILIARLVDRALRPLFPEDFRAETQVLIYLVSADKNTPPDAYAALAASTALIVSDIPFTTPISEVRVAKINEKYVINPSFSELENATLDIIVGGNYDDINMVEGEMKEVSEEELLEALKIAHQAIKIQIEAQKRLAEKVDKARNKRTYHHVEQDEELKKQIEDYCYPKIYTISKQFISSKKERKKAFAAILDEFLLSIPEEIRESKKSLAARYFHDIQRKAMRDLILNEKVRIDGRKLDEIRPIWCAVDYLPSAHGSSLFTRGETQSLTTVTLGTKLDEQTIDGAVIEGSSKFILHYNFPPFSTGEVKPIRGTSRREIGHGNLAQRALKNMIVWDDDNPYTIRVVSDILESNGSSSMATVCAGSLALMDAGVKIKKAVAGIAMGLIMDNETNRYAILSDILGDEDHLGDMDFKVAGTVDGITACQMDIKIKGLSYQILAEALQQAKKGRLHILSIMNKVISAPREDYKPHAPRVVRIKIPRDMIGAVIGPGGKIIQDLQRETETTIVIEEQGDYGLVEIYATNRENMEKAKDEIQRIAAIPEIGKVYDAVVKSIQPYGVFVEILPGKAGLLHISEFDWKKVTNVRDYFNVGDKVKVKLIDIEEKTGKLKLSRKAILPKNQS from the coding sequence ATGGAAGGCATTCGCGAAGAGATTGAATGGTATGATGGACGAAAAATCATTATAGAAACAGGCTTACTTGCCCGCCAAGCAGATGGTGCAGCAATGGTGAAAGTTGGTGACACGATGATATTTGCTACTGCTGTAGCTAAAGATGAACCTGTTGAAGGTGTTGACTTTATGCCTCTTACTGTTGAATACCAAGAAAAATATGCTTCAACAGGTCGTTTTCCTGGTGGCTTTATTAAAAGAGAAACCAAACCCAGCGAACATGAAATTCTAATTGCTCGACTTGTAGATAGGGCCCTACGTCCACTTTTTCCTGAAGATTTTAGAGCAGAAACTCAAGTGTTAATATATCTTGTATCGGCCGACAAGAACACACCCCCTGATGCATACGCAGCTCTTGCTGCCTCTACCGCTCTCATTGTTTCAGACATACCCTTTACCACTCCTATTTCTGAAGTGAGAGTAGCTAAAATTAATGAAAAATATGTAATCAATCCTTCTTTTAGTGAGCTAGAAAATGCTACTCTCGATATTATCGTAGGTGGAAACTACGACGATATTAACATGGTCGAAGGTGAAATGAAAGAAGTTAGTGAAGAAGAACTTCTTGAAGCTCTCAAAATTGCCCATCAAGCCATCAAAATCCAAATAGAAGCCCAAAAGCGACTGGCTGAAAAAGTTGATAAAGCTAGAAATAAAAGAACTTATCACCATGTCGAACAAGATGAAGAGTTAAAAAAACAAATTGAAGATTATTGTTATCCCAAAATTTATACTATATCCAAACAGTTTATCTCTTCAAAAAAAGAAAGAAAAAAAGCATTTGCTGCTATTTTAGATGAATTTCTTCTATCAATCCCCGAAGAAATCAGAGAATCCAAAAAAAGCTTAGCTGCTCGATATTTTCATGACATTCAGCGAAAAGCTATGCGGGATCTAATCCTGAATGAAAAAGTTAGAATTGATGGAAGAAAGCTTGATGAAATCAGACCTATTTGGTGTGCAGTAGATTACTTGCCTTCAGCTCACGGAAGTTCTCTTTTTACACGAGGAGAAACCCAAAGCTTAACAACAGTAACTTTAGGAACTAAACTTGACGAACAAACTATAGACGGAGCCGTTATTGAAGGATCTAGTAAATTCATCTTACATTACAATTTTCCTCCATTTTCTACCGGTGAAGTTAAGCCCATCCGTGGAACTTCCAGACGTGAAATAGGTCATGGCAATTTAGCTCAGAGAGCTTTAAAAAATATGATCGTTTGGGACGATGATAATCCTTATACTATCAGGGTAGTTAGTGATATTCTTGAATCCAACGGTAGTTCATCCATGGCTACCGTATGTGCTGGCTCATTGGCTCTCATGGATGCTGGCGTAAAAATTAAAAAAGCTGTTGCCGGCATTGCGATGGGACTTATAATGGACAATGAAACAAATAGATACGCCATACTTAGCGACATTCTCGGGGACGAAGATCATTTAGGAGACATGGATTTTAAAGTAGCAGGTACTGTTGACGGCATTACCGCTTGTCAGATGGATATTAAGATCAAAGGATTATCTTATCAAATTCTTGCTGAAGCATTGCAACAAGCAAAAAAAGGCCGTCTTCATATCTTAAGCATAATGAACAAAGTCATTTCAGCTCCACGTGAAGATTATAAGCCTCATGCTCCTCGTGTTGTCCGCATCAAAATACCACGAGACATGATAGGTGCTGTAATCGGTCCGGGCGGTAAAATTATCCAAGATCTACAACGTGAAACCGAAACTACCATTGTTATCGAAGAACAAGGAGATTACGGGTTGGTTGAAATTTATGCAACCAACCGCGAAAATATGGAAAAAGCAAAGGATGAAATTCAACGCATTGCAGCTATTCCTGAAATAGGCAAGGTTTACGATGCTGTAGTAAAATCTATACAGCCATACGGAGTTTTCGTAGAAATTTTACCAGGAAAAGCTGGTTTGTTACACATTTCTGAATTTGATTGGAAAAAAGTCACTAATGTTCGAGACTACTTCAATGTAGGGGACAAAGTTAAAGTAAAACTCATTGACATTGAAGAAAAAACAGGAAAACTTAAACTCTCGAGAAAAGCCATTTTACCAAAAAATCAATCATAA
- a CDS encoding RNA polymerase sigma factor RpoD/SigA, with product MRQLKISKQVTNRETASLDKYLQEIGREELITANDEVILAQRIRQGDRQALEKLVRANLRFVVSVAKQYQNQGLSLPDLINEGNLGLIKAAERFDETRGFKFISYAVWWIRQSILQALAEQSRIVRLPLNKIGTINKVNKAYALLEQKYEREPYAEELSEVLDMAEHEIKESLRHTGRHVSMDAPVTTEEDTNLYDLYISPDENDRPDKNLYIESLRIEIRRAMSTLTHREREVLKYYYGLDGAPQLTMDEIGNKFGLTRERVRQIKEKAIRRLKNGNKSKNLKTYLG from the coding sequence ATGAGACAACTAAAAATAAGTAAACAAGTTACTAATCGAGAAACCGCATCACTGGATAAATATTTGCAAGAAATTGGTCGGGAAGAACTCATTACAGCCAACGATGAAGTCATTCTTGCACAACGGATACGTCAAGGTGACAGGCAAGCCTTAGAAAAATTGGTTCGTGCTAACTTGCGTTTTGTTGTATCTGTTGCCAAGCAATACCAAAACCAAGGGCTCAGTTTACCAGATTTAATCAATGAAGGGAATTTAGGACTCATTAAAGCTGCTGAGCGATTTGATGAAACTCGTGGATTCAAATTTATTTCATATGCTGTTTGGTGGATTCGACAATCTATTTTGCAAGCATTGGCAGAACAAAGTCGTATTGTACGCCTACCACTTAATAAAATCGGCACTATCAACAAAGTCAACAAAGCATACGCTCTTTTAGAACAGAAATATGAACGTGAACCTTATGCTGAAGAGTTGTCCGAAGTACTAGATATGGCAGAACATGAAATCAAAGAAAGTCTTCGCCACACAGGACGTCATGTTTCCATGGATGCCCCAGTAACTACTGAAGAAGACACTAATCTTTACGACCTTTACATAAGTCCAGATGAAAATGATCGCCCTGATAAAAATCTTTACATCGAATCGTTACGCATAGAAATTCGTCGTGCAATGAGTACGTTAACTCACAGAGAACGTGAGGTATTAAAATATTATTACGGTTTGGATGGTGCTCCACAACTTACTATGGATGAAATTGGTAACAAGTTTGGTTTAACACGTGAACGGGTTCGCCAAATCAAGGAAAAAGCTATCCGTCGCTTAAAAAATGGCAATAAAAGCAAAAATCTGAAAACATATCTTGGATAA
- a CDS encoding pyridoxamine 5'-phosphate oxidase family protein, translating to MDNLTLPSSVERFIKKHHVLTLSTSLNEEPWVAHCYYAFEPKNISLIIASDLNTIHGQHMLKNPSVSVGIALETRIIKKIQGVQIKAYAHLLKNEELTYAKLIYFKRFPEALLYPPSTFWRLDIMSVKMTDNRFGLGNKLIWER from the coding sequence TTGGATAATTTAACGCTTCCCTCATCCGTTGAAAGATTCATAAAAAAACACCATGTTTTAACTTTATCAACTTCATTAAACGAAGAACCATGGGTTGCTCATTGTTATTACGCTTTTGAACCAAAAAATATTTCCCTAATTATAGCAAGCGATTTAAACACTATTCATGGGCAACACATGTTGAAGAATCCTTCTGTTTCCGTGGGTATTGCCCTTGAAACCCGGATAATAAAAAAAATTCAAGGTGTGCAAATCAAAGCTTATGCTCATTTGCTTAAAAATGAAGAACTGACATATGCTAAATTAATTTATTTCAAGCGTTTTCCAGAAGCTTTACTTTATCCCCCCTCTACTTTTTGGAGATTGGATATCATGAGCGTCAAAATGACAGATAATCGTTTTGGACTAGGAAATAAACTGATTTGGGAACGTTGA
- a CDS encoding adenosylcobalamin-dependent ribonucleoside-diphosphate reductase, whose amino-acid sequence MNKNKKIYTFEEALAKAIEYFHGDQLAASVWVNKYALKDSEGNIYESTPDEMHWRIAREIHRIEKKYPHPLSVEEIYEVLKDFKYIIPQGSPMAGIGNPFQVVSLSNCFVIGYENADSYGGILKIDEEQVQLMKRRGGVGHDLSHIRPKGSPVKNSALTSTGVVPFMERYSNSTREVAQDGRRGALMLTISIKHPDAESFIDAKVEQGKITGANISVKIDDEFMRAVLNDTEYIQKYPIDSNNPKFTRTIRAIELWKKIIHNAWKSAEPGILFWDTIIRESIPDCYADLGFKTVSTNPCGEIPLCPYDSCRLLAINLYSYVEKPFTSNAYFNFTLFKKHVALAQRIMDDIIDLELEKIDAILQKIDSDPEPDELKQTERNLWLKIKDKAIQGRRTGIGVTAEGDMLAALGLRYGSDAAIAFSEKVHKTLAVEAYRSSIMLAAERGPFPIFDFEREKNNPFLNRLFDADPSLKEVMQKYGRRNISLLTIAPTGSVSILTQTTSGIEPVFLPVYTRRRKVNPNDKNVRITFTDEVGDHWEEYLVFHPKFLTWLQVNNYDVEKIKQNFSPELIKELIEKSPYHQATAADVDWVAKVKMQGVIQKWVDHSISVTINLPEHVSEELVDTLYRTAWESGCKGVTVYREGSRSGVLVSSSKKQEDAFIETKAPKRPKKLEAAVVRFLNENEEWIAVVGLLNNRPYEIFTGKADNFIIPTYVKNGWVIKEKKPGEKARYDFEYIDKDGYLITMRGLSRTFKPEYWNYAKLISGVLRHGMPLPKVIDLVENLRFDNESINTWRTGVVRALKQFIPNGTKAKGSCPQCGQETLAYQEGCLTCSSCGYSKCG is encoded by the coding sequence ATGAATAAAAACAAAAAAATCTATACATTCGAAGAAGCACTAGCTAAAGCAATTGAATATTTTCATGGTGATCAGTTAGCTGCCAGTGTGTGGGTAAATAAATATGCCTTAAAGGACAGTGAAGGAAATATTTACGAATCTACACCCGACGAAATGCACTGGCGAATCGCACGAGAAATCCATCGAATTGAAAAAAAATATCCTCACCCATTGTCTGTGGAAGAAATTTATGAAGTTCTTAAAGATTTTAAATACATCATTCCTCAAGGCAGTCCAATGGCAGGGATTGGAAATCCTTTCCAAGTAGTAAGCCTTTCTAATTGTTTTGTCATCGGATATGAAAATGCTGATTCATACGGAGGAATTTTAAAAATAGATGAAGAACAGGTGCAATTGATGAAACGAAGGGGTGGTGTTGGTCATGATTTGAGTCACATTCGCCCAAAAGGTTCGCCTGTTAAAAACAGTGCACTAACTTCAACCGGTGTGGTTCCTTTTATGGAACGTTACAGCAATTCTACTCGCGAAGTAGCCCAAGATGGTCGCCGTGGAGCTTTGATGCTGACCATTTCTATTAAACATCCAGATGCCGAAAGTTTCATTGATGCTAAAGTTGAACAAGGTAAAATTACCGGAGCTAATATTTCAGTTAAAATTGATGATGAATTCATGCGTGCAGTTCTAAATGATACTGAATACATCCAAAAATATCCTATCGACAGCAATAACCCTAAATTCACGCGAACCATTCGTGCCATAGAGTTATGGAAAAAAATTATTCATAATGCATGGAAATCTGCTGAACCGGGGATTCTTTTCTGGGATACTATCATCCGTGAATCTATACCTGATTGTTACGCTGATTTGGGTTTTAAGACAGTATCTACAAACCCTTGTGGAGAAATTCCTCTCTGCCCATACGATAGTTGCCGCTTGCTTGCTATAAACTTATACAGTTACGTTGAAAAACCCTTTACTTCAAACGCATACTTCAATTTTACTTTGTTTAAAAAACACGTTGCTCTCGCACAACGTATCATGGATGACATTATCGACCTCGAACTTGAAAAAATCGACGCCATTCTGCAAAAGATTGATAGTGACCCTGAGCCAGATGAACTTAAACAAACAGAACGTAATCTTTGGCTAAAAATTAAAGATAAAGCCATTCAAGGACGGCGAACTGGTATTGGCGTAACAGCAGAAGGAGATATGTTAGCAGCACTGGGCTTGCGTTATGGATCTGATGCTGCTATTGCTTTTAGTGAAAAAGTTCACAAAACCCTTGCTGTCGAAGCTTATCGCTCAAGCATTATGCTCGCAGCTGAAAGAGGTCCCTTCCCCATCTTTGACTTTGAACGTGAAAAAAACAATCCATTTCTCAATAGGTTATTCGATGCCGACCCATCTCTGAAAGAGGTCATGCAAAAATATGGTAGGAGAAATATCTCCTTGCTAACGATAGCCCCAACAGGTAGTGTAAGCATATTAACTCAAACTACCAGTGGTATTGAACCTGTTTTTCTTCCAGTCTACACAAGACGGCGCAAAGTAAATCCCAATGATAAAAATGTCCGCATTACATTTACCGATGAAGTTGGGGATCATTGGGAAGAATATTTGGTTTTTCATCCTAAATTTCTAACTTGGCTACAAGTAAATAACTATGACGTAGAAAAAATTAAACAGAATTTTTCACCTGAATTGATTAAAGAATTGATTGAAAAATCACCTTATCATCAGGCTACAGCTGCAGATGTAGATTGGGTAGCTAAAGTAAAAATGCAAGGTGTTATTCAGAAATGGGTCGATCATAGCATCAGTGTAACCATCAATCTTCCTGAACATGTTAGTGAAGAACTTGTTGACACATTATACAGAACTGCATGGGAAAGTGGATGCAAAGGAGTAACTGTTTACCGTGAAGGTTCACGCAGCGGCGTACTTGTAAGTTCTAGTAAAAAACAAGAAGACGCTTTTATTGAAACCAAAGCACCAAAAAGGCCAAAAAAATTGGAAGCTGCTGTTGTTCGTTTTCTGAATGAAAACGAAGAGTGGATTGCTGTTGTTGGATTGCTTAACAACAGACCTTACGAAATTTTTACGGGTAAAGCCGATAATTTTATCATCCCCACCTACGTAAAAAATGGTTGGGTCATCAAAGAAAAAAAACCAGGAGAGAAAGCTCGTTACGATTTTGAATACATTGACAAAGATGGATATCTCATTACGATGAGGGGACTTTCAAGAACATTCAAACCTGAATATTGGAATTATGCCAAGCTCATTTCTGGTGTATTACGACATGGTATGCCTTTGCCAAAGGTAATCGATCTTGTGGAAAACCTTCGCTTCGACAACGAAAGCATCAATACTTGGCGAACAGGTGTTGTTCGAGCTCTTAAACAATTTATACCCAACGGCACCAAAGCTAAAGGATCCTGCCCTCAGTGTGGTCAAGAAACACTTGCTTATCAAGAAGGATGCTTGACTTGTTCAAGTTGTGGCTATTCAAAATGTGGCTAA
- the cdaA gene encoding diadenylate cyclase CdaA, giving the protein MDYFHQIFSVSWIDVFDILLVSLLIYQIFKIFKDTNAIKILLGITVLYLTWKIVSFLGFNLLGEIIGNFINVGVLLLIIVFQPEIRKFLLYMGSQTFISRHRGKFLFWHYNKPSSFNLNVEEIVDACASMSSQKIGALIVLTRHAPLMDVILTGYMFDAEIKSLLLQSIFFKNSPLHDGAVVIRNNKIIAARCTLPLPTDTPLTNQWGMRHRAAIGVTENSDALAIVVSEQTGNISLAANGQLHPVISVQQLKDLLHLYYA; this is encoded by the coding sequence ATGGATTATTTTCATCAGATTTTTTCCGTGTCTTGGATTGATGTCTTTGATATATTGCTGGTTTCGCTTTTAATTTATCAAATTTTTAAGATATTTAAAGATACTAATGCTATCAAGATACTTCTTGGCATCACTGTTCTTTACCTTACATGGAAAATTGTTTCTTTTCTTGGTTTTAATTTGCTTGGAGAAATTATTGGAAATTTCATCAATGTTGGTGTTCTTCTTCTTATCATTGTCTTTCAACCAGAAATACGAAAATTTTTACTTTACATGGGATCTCAGACTTTTATTTCTCGTCACCGAGGCAAATTCCTTTTTTGGCACTATAATAAACCCTCATCTTTCAATTTAAACGTAGAGGAAATCGTAGACGCATGTGCATCAATGTCATCTCAAAAGATAGGAGCTCTAATCGTACTGACCCGTCATGCTCCACTGATGGATGTCATCCTCACTGGTTATATGTTTGATGCAGAAATTAAGAGCTTACTTTTACAAAGCATTTTTTTCAAAAATTCACCACTTCATGATGGTGCCGTGGTAATCCGAAATAATAAAATTATAGCAGCTCGTTGTACATTACCTCTTCCTACGGATACACCACTTACCAATCAATGGGGAATGAGACATCGTGCAGCCATTGGTGTAACTGAAAACTCCGACGCTCTGGCGATTGTGGTATCGGAACAAACCGGTAATATCTCCTTGGCTGCAAACGGTCAACTTCACCCTGTCATTTCTGTTCAACAATTAAAGGATTTACTACATTTGTATTACGCTTAA
- the rlmD gene encoding 23S rRNA (uracil(1939)-C(5))-methyltransferase RlmD, protein MSKIVHLYVESLASEGYGIAYLDGKVTFIPFTAPGDEVEAELIQIKRNYNYAQFLKIVKPSSIRIEPLCQHFGTCGGCKWQHLSYKTQLEWKQQFVVDAFERIAKIIPHETYPIVPSHQPFYYRNKMEFSFSPSDSCPEKPVLGFHLPGKFNRVFHVEKCFLQNDFHNVLRHHLYEIILSLNLSPYNRKTHEGFLRNLIIRKNSKDEWMIILVVTEDKKEIIHHIFEKIIPLFPQVISWNYVVNQKKNDSLHDLDPILFYGMPYLEETILQIQFKIRPLSFFQVNKNQAEKLYSKVVQWGAFKKEDVVYDLYTGTGTIALSISPFVKKVIGIDNSSQAIQDAQENARNNSVCNSVFVFSDVAKGFNDSLIEEHGRPNVVILDPPRSGVHPQVIKQLLKKRPERIIYVSCNPGTQARDISMLSELYELHKIQPFDMFPQTAHVENIALLILKNSSVSTPQ, encoded by the coding sequence ATGAGTAAAATTGTTCATCTATACGTTGAAAGTCTTGCATCGGAAGGATATGGAATTGCCTACTTGGATGGCAAGGTGACTTTCATACCTTTCACCGCTCCTGGTGATGAAGTTGAAGCAGAACTTATACAAATCAAAAGAAATTACAATTATGCTCAATTTTTAAAAATTGTAAAACCATCTTCGATACGTATTGAGCCTTTATGTCAGCATTTTGGAACGTGTGGTGGATGTAAGTGGCAACATCTTTCTTACAAGACACAATTAGAATGGAAACAACAATTTGTCGTGGATGCTTTTGAAAGAATTGCAAAAATTATCCCTCATGAAACATACCCTATCGTTCCCTCCCATCAACCATTTTATTACCGCAACAAAATGGAATTCAGTTTTTCTCCGAGCGATTCATGTCCAGAAAAACCAGTTCTTGGTTTCCATTTACCAGGAAAATTTAATCGTGTTTTTCACGTCGAAAAATGTTTTCTTCAAAACGATTTTCATAATGTCCTTCGACACCATCTTTATGAAATTATCTTGTCTTTAAATTTAAGTCCTTACAACAGAAAAACACACGAGGGTTTTTTACGCAATCTAATTATTCGAAAAAACTCGAAAGATGAATGGATGATTATCTTAGTTGTAACTGAAGATAAAAAAGAGATTATTCATCACATCTTTGAAAAAATCATTCCTTTATTTCCTCAAGTAATATCTTGGAATTACGTGGTAAACCAGAAAAAAAACGATTCTTTGCACGATTTAGACCCAATTCTTTTTTACGGGATGCCCTATTTGGAAGAAACCATTTTGCAAATTCAATTTAAAATTAGACCTCTCTCGTTTTTTCAGGTCAATAAGAACCAAGCAGAAAAATTGTATAGTAAGGTTGTTCAATGGGGAGCTTTCAAAAAGGAAGATGTGGTGTATGACCTTTACACGGGAACTGGGACAATTGCTCTTTCCATTTCTCCATTCGTAAAAAAAGTTATCGGAATAGACAACTCTTCGCAGGCTATTCAAGATGCTCAAGAAAATGCCCGGAATAACTCTGTTTGTAATTCTGTGTTTGTCTTTTCAGATGTCGCTAAAGGTTTTAACGATTCTTTGATTGAAGAACATGGTCGTCCAAATGTAGTTATCCTTGATCCTCCACGAAGCGGTGTGCACCCACAAGTAATTAAGCAACTATTAAAAAAACGACCTGAACGGATTATATATGTGAGTTGCAACCCTGGCACACAAGCTAGAGATATTAGCATGCTCTCCGAACTTTACGAATTGCATAAAATTCAACCTTTTGACATGTTTCCACAAACGGCACATGTAGAAAATATAGCTTTATTAATTCTCAAAAACTCTTCTGTTTCCACTCCTCAATAA
- a CDS encoding DegT/DnrJ/EryC1/StrS family aminotransferase encodes MIPFSPPRIDEKIIEAVVEVLRSGWITTGPKTYAFEEKLQKYTEAQKVVCVGSATAGLELVLRWFGIGRGDEVIVPAYTYAASANVILHCGARPVFIDSSPEDYNLDIETLEKLITERTKAIIPVDIGGFPCDYDRIYEIVTSSLIQQKFQPATDKQRQLGRILILSDAAHSLGAIYKGRKTGTLADFTVFSFHAVKNLTTAEGGAISIQLPENFDVDQVYRELKLLSLHGQDKDAMTKLKPGNWEYDILLPGYKYNMTDIQAAMGLIELERYDSDMLSKRKYIFKTYDELLEGQGSIKLPLYKDHFRETSYHLYQIQISFADEKIRNEIIQQIFQKGVSVNVHFKPLPLMTAYHQLGYRIDDYPHAYEHYKKEITLPVYYQLTDDQIYTIAKVVRETVEQYEKIF; translated from the coding sequence ATGATTCCTTTTTCCCCCCCACGCATAGACGAAAAAATAATTGAAGCTGTTGTTGAAGTATTGCGTTCGGGGTGGATTACAACAGGGCCAAAGACTTATGCTTTCGAAGAAAAATTGCAAAAATACACGGAAGCACAAAAAGTAGTGTGTGTGGGTAGTGCTACAGCAGGGCTTGAGCTAGTGCTACGATGGTTTGGCATAGGTCGTGGTGATGAAGTAATTGTACCTGCATATACCTATGCTGCTAGCGCCAATGTCATTTTACATTGCGGAGCGAGGCCTGTTTTCATTGATTCTTCCCCAGAGGATTACAATTTGGATATAGAAACTCTCGAGAAGCTCATCACTGAAAGAACAAAAGCCATTATCCCAGTAGATATTGGTGGCTTTCCTTGCGACTACGATAGAATTTATGAAATAGTAACATCTTCTTTAATTCAACAAAAATTCCAACCTGCCACTGATAAGCAACGGCAACTTGGTCGAATTCTTATCCTTTCTGATGCAGCTCATAGCCTTGGAGCAATTTATAAAGGTAGAAAAACTGGAACATTAGCCGACTTCACTGTCTTTTCTTTTCATGCAGTTAAAAACCTAACCACAGCCGAAGGAGGTGCCATCAGCATTCAACTTCCTGAAAATTTTGATGTTGACCAAGTATATCGAGAACTAAAACTTCTATCTCTCCACGGCCAAGACAAAGATGCTATGACTAAACTTAAACCTGGCAACTGGGAATACGACATTCTTCTTCCGGGTTATAAGTACAACATGACCGATATTCAAGCCGCAATGGGTCTGATAGAACTCGAGAGATACGATTCGGACATGTTGAGCAAACGAAAATATATTTTCAAAACTTATGACGAACTCTTAGAAGGACAAGGATCAATAAAACTTCCGCTTTACAAAGATCATTTTCGAGAAACATCTTATCATCTCTACCAGATTCAAATATCTTTTGCTGATGAAAAGATACGCAATGAAATTATTCAGCAAATTTTTCAGAAGGGAGTTTCAGTAAATGTCCATTTCAAACCCCTACCTCTTATGACAGCTTATCATCAACTCGGCTATCGGATAGATGATTATCCCCACGCTTATGAACACTACAAAAAAGAAATTACACTTCCTGTATACTACCAACTTACCGATGATCAGATTTACACTATTGCTAAAGTTGTTCGTGAAACAGTTGAACAATATGAAAAGATTTTTTGA
- a CDS encoding sugar transferase: MKRFFDFVVSLIAIILLLPVFLIISILIIATSKGGPFYLQTRVGRYGKLFKIIKFRTMYKKSDQKGLLTVGMRDPRITPVGFFLRKTKLDELPQLFNILLGHMSFVGPRPEVPKYVELYTEKQKKILTVRPGLTDYASLAYIHENKILAQAEDPEKFYIEQIMPAKLELSLQYIHDQNLITDFKIIWKTIKQILNNDNAQV; encoded by the coding sequence ATGAAAAGATTTTTTGATTTTGTTGTTTCTCTTATAGCTATTATTCTTCTTTTACCAGTTTTTTTGATTATTTCAATTCTTATTATAGCAACATCGAAAGGAGGGCCTTTTTATTTGCAAACACGAGTAGGTAGATATGGGAAACTTTTTAAGATCATCAAATTCCGTACGATGTACAAAAAAAGTGATCAAAAAGGCCTTCTGACAGTCGGGATGCGAGATCCACGAATAACTCCCGTAGGCTTTTTTTTAAGAAAAACCAAATTAGATGAACTTCCTCAACTGTTTAACATTCTCTTAGGACATATGAGCTTTGTAGGTCCTAGACCAGAAGTTCCTAAATACGTCGAATTGTATACAGAAAAACAAAAAAAAATTCTTACCGTTCGACCTGGTCTTACCGATTACGCTTCTCTTGCCTATATTCACGAAAACAAAATTCTTGCCCAGGCCGAGGATCCAGAAAAATTTTACATAGAACAAATCATGCCCGCTAAATTAGAACTTAGTCTTCAATATATTCACGATCAAAATCTGATAACGGATTTTAAGATCATTTGGAAAACAATCAAGCAAATTCTCAATAACGATAATGCTCAGGTTTAA